From the genome of Prunus persica cultivar Lovell chromosome G8, Prunus_persica_NCBIv2, whole genome shotgun sequence:
ACAGTTAATGCACCTAAAATTGGTCTATCTTCTTGGCTTCTCGCTGAGTTTGATCCGTGGGACATGCTTTTCTCGGGTGTGCCAGTGTCCAAAGCAATTGTGCTAGTCTTGTTAACAGGTGTATGTTCTGATGAAACCAACCAGTTTGAGAGGCTAGCATCAACTGCCACTTCTTGGTGAGGATTCTTCGAATGCTTCTTGTGTTGATCAGCTTTGGATTTGAAGCTCAAACTTGGTTCCGAACTGAATGAAATCCGGGGCTCTTGATCCAGTGTGAAATTCTCTTTCTGAGGCTTCATTAGTGATGTCCCTTTGGCTTTGACAGCTTTCCACTGTGTAAGATTTTCAACAGGGTTTAGCACGGAATGAACATAACCACTCCTATCACGTGCATTGTGGTTCAAACCAGTTGGTTTTATTGGCATTGGACTATCAAAATCCTCGGTACTTATCTGAGGTATAGAAACCCCTTTATTCGATTCTACAATTTCATCTTCGTACTCTAGTTCCCCATCATCGTCATAGTAATCAtcctcatcttcatcatcaagaTCACTGTCTTCAGAGTCTAATggttcatcttcatcatcactaTCCCTGCAATTCTGGTACCTATGATTAGGAGGGTATGACCCTGAGCTCGAAGTGATCGAACTATCGTCAGAGGAAGACTTGGATTGGCATGGTTTTTCCAAAATCTTCCCCTCTTCCTTCTTCCTACTCTCTTCAGTATCCAATAAAGGATCCGAGGTCTCGTTGCTTGGGACATGCTCGTAGGTTTTGACATTAGAATCAAAAGTTACTTTCTTTCTAGCATTTAAGCTCAGTTGCTCCACTGGCTTATCCCTGCAGACCATAACTCATaactttaatataaaaaacaccaaaaaaataagtgtAATCTAAAAGCAAACAGATGCAATTATGGAAAAAACCACtaagtgggaaaaaaaaaaattattaagaagCAATTGAACTGAAAAAACCATGAAATTCAATCGCTCACCGGACTTCTTCCAATACGGGGCTAATAGGAGTTTCCTGAACCTCCGATACAAAAGAGACTGCAGATTGAACAGGCTCGAAACTTGTATATCTCtgccaaaaacaaatttagagaaagagagattagTTGAGATTAAATACAAAGCTCTGTTTGGCTGGTGATAAATCCACAGAAAGTCAAAAAACAAAGTCCTGAACTTTAAGAGTTTTCTGAATAGAACAATTAAAAGATAGAGAAAAGCTTACTAATTGAGCCTAATTCAACAAAATATGGCCTACTCAGAACTGACTGGTCTGTTTACAAACTTAGAACcccaaaaaaggaaacaataaGGAATCAAAGTTTAAAACTTTGCTTGTTTCTAGTCTTTCTTTCTACAGTTTTCTCAGGAACCAAACAGGCGGAAACATGACCATAAAGCAAGCTTAGAAACTCTGACTTACATGGTCACGGTGCTGAACCCTGTACCTCTGTATCCTGCGTTTTTTGTCTTTGGAAGAACCAAAACATGCAAGAAAGCAACCCATTATTGATCTCTTTCCTCTGGGTCTCTCAAAGATTGCGTCTTTCTGTAAAAGAAGGAATTGGGTTCTGGGTTTTCATAGTTTCAAATCCATCTTTCCCactggaagagagagagagagagagagagagagagagagcagtggCCGTTGGGTTGGTAGGTAAAGAATtagaaagttttggaaaggTAAAGGAAGGGAAGGAAAGGACAAAACGGTCATAAACTTTGAAGGATTTGGGGCTTGGGGACCCTAccagtagagagagagagacagagacagagagagggcGCCCCTAGGGTTCTTTAAATTTCGAGAAAAGGGAAGTGACCGTTAGGGATTCATGAGTGTGTTGATCACAGCCTGTAAATTGGGGATTTTTCTAACGCCAAGCTGTGTTGCAGACTCTGTCTTTATTTAATCTGCACCGTTCATCACTGATCACTGAAAACATTGGTAGCCTGTGGGCCCTACATCTACCTCATGTTTTATCTGGACCCTTCGTACCCGCTCCGCTGGTCCCATGGGCGATGGGCCAAAGGTTTAGAATACTCATGAAATGAGAAACCGACTCTTGCAAGGTTGGAGGGATATTGGAAATAAGAATACTTGATTCTGAGTTCATTCAGTTTTGCGAAGTTTTAATATCCTAGAGCATCCCCATATTGCTTGCATCCCTACAGTGAGTGGGATGGGATCATAGGGCCTCTATATTTACTATCCAGTTATATCACCCTcctgtcattttttttaaaaaaaattgtataatttattatgatttaCTGATACGGtgatagaaaaaggaaatttttgaTAGACTTTGTGTTGCTCGTTTGGCTTGAATTGTATTAGAATTGAGTCCGAGCCAATTATCATGCATCTCACTTCTCTAAATGAGATTGTAAAGCACAAATTTATGAATTCATCAAACAATAATAAGGGCATtagttaaatttaattaaaatagtttAGGATAGGTTGAACCACGAAGCAACTTAGTTACAATTGCAATTATATGAATTAATGtagtatttcttttcttcgagaaagaaaaaagaaggcaaAATTTGAACTATGATCATCACAATATGTGAGTAAGAAGTGTTGGGTCGAAGAGTTTTTCTTCATGGGCATGACAGAGGAATTGAAAGCTTGACCAATTACACACCAATTTACTTTACTTACCCTAGTTCTACAATTTTGAAGTAATTGGTCCACTAAATTGTCCCATCTTCTagaaaatcataaattaaACTATGAtactaataaaaaaattcatgtgtCTAGAAACAATTTCAGGCGAGGAATGATAAATTCTTTGTTCATGTTATCTCAATCCACAATTGGAGGTAAGTGCCCCATCATTACTAATAGacaatcaaaaaaataaataagggtcTTCCTTTAAAAATGAAGGACTTTattcaaaagaaataatttatcaaaatgataaaaaggaaaaactatAGTGGGGTGAGAGAGGCTCGAACTCTCGACCTCAGGATAACTCAGAAGCTATGAGACCTACGCGCTAGCCAACTGCGCCACCACCCCGTTGTTGTTTTAGCTTCTACAGTAAGCCTATTTAATGTATAACATTCTCGCCATTGGTTGGGCAAACCTCGCGGCTATCTTCCAGTTCCCACGTGCCCAATTCGGTGTCGTTTTCAAACAAACCCTAGGCAGTAGCCCTTCCCTCCTCGAcacttcctcctcctcccttTCTAAACCCTGtgtctccttctctctctctctctctctctctctcgtttcaGAGAGCAGAAACAAGACCAAGACACaaaacacacacagagagCCAGCCATGGACTCAGACGAAGGTAAGCTGTTCATAGGAGGGCTGGCCTGGGACACCACAGAGGACAAGCTCACCGACTACTTCAACCAGTACGGTGACGTCACCCAGACCGTCATCATGCGCGACAAGACCACTGGCCGGCCCAGGGGCTTCGGCTTCGTTGTCTTCTCTGATCCCTCTGTGCTCGATAGGGTCCTCAACGACAAGCACACCATTGATGGCCGACTGGTCAGTCTCTGTCCCTCTTCTATTTTAGCTGCATTGGCTCATCGATTGGGATTGCTTAatgcttttcttgtttatgctaattttattgggtttaattgtttttttagcTTCTTGTGAGTGTTCTGCGTTCTGGGATTTCGTTATTTTGCTGTAATGTGTTAATGGGTTTGGCTATTTTGATGTTAATTTTGATAGGCTTTTACATGCTTTAGCTGTCTTTTAGTGTTATTGCTTTCTGGAGTCTCTTATTATGTGGTAATGTGTACTGGGTAATGCTAATTTTGAGTTGGGCTTGCATCTGCTTGCTGAAGACCTATAAGAGTTAGCGAAAGAATCAATTATTTGGCTTATAATATCTATCTTtatattgagtttttttttttttttttttttaaagagtatCTTTATTGTATCTTTTGACTTTCTACTGATTTTGTTGGTTGTTAAGCTCCTCGTGGGGAACTTTACAGAAGTACTTGCAGTTATGTGATTATTGGGTTCATTGTGGTCTTTGACTGATGAAAACCAAGTTCATTAGGGCGAGAATTCCATTGTCATTGCTTACTTAGTCTGTtagaaataattttgtttatgtgACATCTTTTCTAAGATGTAAAGTGTGTGCAAGCAATGATTTTTAATGGGGGTTTCGTATTATTATCTACTTCTTATTCGTTAGTGAAGATTTGTCTATGATTTTATATTCTGGGTGCCCATTGATGTGAAATTATACGCATAGGGTGCTTCATGGAAGCACAAGATAAGTTGTCAACATTAAAAAACTTGACTATTCAATCCCAAAACTGTCAGTAATTTACAGAAAATTTTGTTGTATGACAACACCAACTTACTCTTGATTTAAATGGCTGAATTTATTTCTTCTAAGCATGGCTTAATGGTACTGGTTAAAAAGTTCGTACAAA
Proteins encoded in this window:
- the LOC18766484 gene encoding uncharacterized protein LOC18766484, with translation MGCFLACFGSSKDKKRRIQRYRVQHRDHRYTSFEPVQSAVSFVSEVQETPISPVLEEVRDKPVEQLSLNARKKVTFDSNVKTYEHVPSNETSDPLLDTEESRKKEEGKILEKPCQSKSSSDDSSITSSSGSYPPNHRYQNCRDSDDEDEPLDSEDSDLDDEDEDDYYDDDGELEYEDEIVESNKGVSIPQISTEDFDSPMPIKPTGLNHNARDRSGYVHSVLNPVENLTQWKAVKAKGTSLMKPQKENFTLDQEPRISFSSEPSLSFKSKADQHKKHSKNPHQEVAVDASLSNWLVSSEHTPVNKTSTIALDTGTPEKSMSHGSNSARSQEDRPILGALTVEELRQFSASSSPRKSPTRSPNEMPIIGTVGTYWNHSAPPAKGSSGASSYKGIPNTTSKYREDKRVNWHSTPFETRLERALNRGGAAEA